In Sporomusaceae bacterium, the following are encoded in one genomic region:
- a CDS encoding thiamine pyrophosphate-dependent enzyme: MKVKDLPDSELLYGHKACPGCAAGTIARLILKVTGERTFLAYPASCLSTVTSIYPQMAFAVPSFTAPFPATGAVLSGMAAAVKAKGLKDVTVLGIAGDGGTADIGLQALSGAVERGDKIFYVCYDNEAYMNTGVQRSSLTPFGAATTTSPVAGASVGKRGVKKNLFEILIAHRIPYCATASIAHTTDFLNKVAKAKNTDGPSFIHVLAPCPTGWGFPSDQTMAVGRLAVETGLWYLAEYEQGRVKMNAVPKNFKPVEEYLGLQKRFKHLGPAEWKLIAGQRDREWADMRQKWGF, encoded by the coding sequence GTGAAGGTGAAGGATTTGCCCGACAGCGAGCTGCTGTACGGCCACAAGGCTTGCCCGGGCTGCGCCGCCGGCACGATTGCCCGCCTCATCCTCAAGGTTACTGGCGAGCGGACCTTTCTCGCCTACCCGGCGAGCTGCCTGTCGACGGTGACGAGCATTTACCCGCAGATGGCGTTCGCGGTGCCGTCGTTCACGGCGCCTTTCCCGGCGACGGGGGCGGTGCTGTCGGGGATGGCGGCGGCGGTCAAAGCGAAGGGGCTGAAGGATGTGACTGTGCTGGGCATCGCCGGCGACGGGGGCACGGCCGATATCGGCCTGCAGGCGCTGTCGGGGGCGGTGGAGCGCGGCGACAAGATTTTTTACGTGTGCTACGACAACGAGGCGTATATGAACACCGGGGTGCAGCGCAGCAGCCTGACACCGTTCGGGGCGGCGACGACGACTTCGCCGGTGGCGGGGGCGTCGGTGGGCAAACGGGGCGTGAAGAAGAACCTGTTCGAGATCCTTATCGCCCACCGCATCCCGTACTGCGCGACCGCCAGCATCGCCCACACCACCGATTTCCTGAACAAGGTGGCGAAGGCGAAGAACACCGACGGCCCGTCGTTTATCCACGTGCTGGCGCCCTGCCCGACAGGCTGGGGCTTCCCGTCCGACCAGACGATGGCGGTCGGACGCCTGGCGGTGGAGACTGGGCTGTGGTACCTGGCGGAGTACGAGCAGGGCCGGGTAAAGATGAATGCCGTGCCGAAGAACTTCAAGCCGGTGGAGGAGTATCTGGGGCTGCAGAAGCGGTTCAAGCACCTCGGCCCGGCGGAGTGGAAGCTGATCGCCGGCCAGCGCGACCGCGAGTGGGCCGATATGCGTCAGAAGTGGGGATTTTGA